A genomic segment from Candidatus Omnitrophota bacterium encodes:
- a CDS encoding phage tail tube protein, whose product MPNIIGRQIEVGVGVEETRGTVQSAPEKWMKKITANIVERAEKIVDQSTRGRLEDAENARVVRKWVEGDLEGNVHADAIGYLFLNIYGAVTSTVVAGSAVPAYDHVFSLAQNLQHPSLTFVVKDGGVQQRGFNGGMLSALTLDASVNDFLKFKASIMAREGATNADSVTYDTEYDFIGRDIVVKVADTEGGLAGATATKVKSLSVNWKTGLIPNHVLGSYSPDDIYNGQFEIDGQFSLDYIDNTFKDLFLADTNKYMSITITGAASIDEDDNNPTITLILNKVQVMDWNREGGAADLVTSPISFKAFYNPTDAEMSTLTIRNLTAEYDEPVSA is encoded by the coding sequence ATGCCCAACATCATCGGACGGCAAATCGAAGTCGGAGTAGGCGTCGAGGAGACGCGCGGAACGGTACAGAGCGCACCGGAAAAGTGGATGAAGAAGATTACCGCCAACATCGTCGAACGGGCGGAGAAGATCGTTGACCAGTCCACGCGCGGACGGCTGGAGGACGCCGAGAACGCCCGTGTCGTACGGAAATGGGTCGAAGGGGACTTGGAAGGCAACGTCCATGCCGACGCCATCGGGTATCTGTTCCTCAATATCTACGGAGCGGTTACTTCGACGGTGGTCGCTGGTTCAGCCGTCCCCGCTTACGACCATGTGTTCTCCCTCGCGCAGAACCTCCAGCACCCTTCCTTGACGTTCGTGGTCAAGGACGGCGGAGTGCAACAGCGCGGGTTCAATGGCGGGATGCTCTCGGCGCTCACGCTCGACGCGTCTGTCAACGACTTCCTCAAGTTCAAGGCCAGCATCATGGCCCGCGAAGGCGCGACCAACGCGGACAGCGTCACCTACGACACAGAGTACGACTTCATCGGGCGCGATATCGTCGTGAAGGTCGCCGACACGGAAGGCGGCCTCGCCGGTGCAACCGCGACGAAGGTCAAGAGCTTGAGCGTAAACTGGAAGACGGGCCTCATCCCGAACCATGTCCTCGGATCCTACTCGCCGGACGACATCTACAACGGCCAGTTCGAAATCGACGGGCAGTTCTCGCTCGACTACATCGACAACACCTTCAAGGACCTGTTCCTCGCGGACACGAACAAGTACATGAGCATCACCATCACGGGGGCGGCGAGCATCGACGAGGACGACAACAATCCGACCATCACGCTGATCCTGAACAAGGTACAGGTGATGGACTGGAACCGCGAAGGCGGAGCCGCTGACCTCGTGACATCGCCCATCAGCTTCAAGGCGTTCTACAATCCGACGGACGCGGAAATGTCCACGCTCACAATCCGCAACCTCACCGCCGAGTACGACGAACCCGTAAGCGCCTAG
- a CDS encoding phage tail tape measure protein: MQTNVQIVLDLVDNASSKLTNAGSKLNGLARDFAPISAAAGAAGVAVGLFAKNAVQAYFEYEQATLRMAKLSNNATGATFEQIQSLREQAVALERVGVVSEEMILMAQGTIATFGLQTDSIKLLTPALLDMVVAEKGVNATTSDLIGFANALGGALEGNYGALTQRNFRLSEATKEIIEHGTSTEKTAEIVKVLNEYYKEFNETMRNTAAGSVKALSFAFNDMKKIIGEALLPTIVELAQQLEKVILVVTEWIKENKELTAWLVKWTVITLAVVAAIAPLLFAMAAVVTVAGKVIVAIKLIGVALAFLAANPLMWAVVAIGALVGALAYVHAKHPALWNGIVRTTEKAVNAIIRALLFLFPGFELLIMVLNKFGANIPELKVNLEFATVALDDMGQRFVEYGPHIEEATFGLTDFMGILTNTEQKLAATGEAATAGGKAAAESVKEWEKLEDAAASLADTLSTKLTESEDKIRSIKEQMSDLVLGKVKSEMSERQSLAEKYVKFQDGVAELEKKIAQETQTAQRNIINASDKERRAILRNEFEEKLGLMKAELAEKQATLAAHQHWETLFGTEINAIREFNRLDDLEKAHSVFSQNMLLIQQEFDLKNEKLRNELIAETFVKEQIIALKQEAADATIAVLNSVESQTSASIARTITRYQALEAAARRAGEAQAGAMGMGSLIGVARRAVGGFVTAGRTFMVGENGPEFFTPSTSGSITPNGSIGGSTNVTVNVTGNSISSKLDLRSIADEIGNQIIGKLKMTRRMA; the protein is encoded by the coding sequence ATGCAAACGAACGTCCAAATCGTCCTCGACCTGGTGGACAATGCCTCGTCGAAGCTCACCAATGCCGGGAGCAAGCTGAACGGCTTGGCCCGTGATTTCGCGCCCATCAGCGCGGCGGCAGGCGCGGCGGGGGTTGCGGTTGGATTGTTCGCGAAGAACGCGGTACAGGCGTATTTTGAGTACGAACAGGCGACGCTCCGAATGGCGAAACTGTCTAACAACGCCACGGGGGCGACCTTTGAGCAAATTCAATCCCTTCGGGAACAGGCAGTCGCATTGGAGCGCGTGGGGGTCGTGAGCGAGGAGATGATCCTTATGGCGCAGGGAACCATCGCTACCTTCGGTTTGCAGACGGATAGTATCAAGCTACTCACGCCAGCCCTCCTTGACATGGTGGTAGCGGAGAAGGGAGTAAACGCGACCACTTCAGACCTCATCGGCTTCGCCAATGCCTTGGGAGGCGCTCTGGAGGGCAACTATGGCGCATTGACCCAGCGCAACTTCCGTCTCTCGGAGGCGACTAAGGAAATCATTGAACACGGAACCTCCACGGAGAAGACAGCGGAGATCGTGAAAGTCCTCAACGAATACTATAAGGAATTCAATGAGACGATGCGGAACACGGCGGCGGGAAGCGTCAAAGCCCTTTCGTTCGCTTTCAATGACATGAAGAAGATTATCGGTGAAGCCCTATTGCCGACCATCGTCGAGCTGGCCCAGCAACTGGAGAAGGTCATCCTCGTCGTTACGGAGTGGATAAAGGAGAACAAGGAGCTGACCGCCTGGCTGGTCAAGTGGACGGTCATCACCCTGGCCGTGGTCGCCGCCATCGCGCCGCTCCTGTTCGCCATGGCCGCCGTCGTGACAGTCGCCGGAAAGGTCATTGTCGCCATCAAGCTCATCGGCGTAGCGCTCGCGTTCCTGGCCGCAAACCCGCTCATGTGGGCCGTGGTCGCCATCGGCGCGCTGGTCGGCGCCCTGGCCTATGTCCATGCCAAGCATCCCGCCCTGTGGAACGGCATCGTCAGGACGACGGAGAAGGCCGTCAATGCCATCATCCGCGCCCTCCTGTTCCTGTTCCCTGGGTTCGAATTGTTGATCATGGTGCTCAATAAGTTCGGCGCGAACATTCCCGAATTGAAGGTCAATCTCGAGTTCGCGACCGTCGCGCTCGACGACATGGGACAGCGGTTCGTCGAGTACGGCCCGCACATCGAGGAGGCGACCTTCGGCCTCACCGACTTCATGGGTATCCTGACCAACACGGAACAGAAGCTCGCCGCGACCGGCGAGGCCGCAACCGCAGGAGGCAAGGCGGCGGCGGAAAGCGTGAAGGAGTGGGAAAAGCTCGAAGACGCGGCGGCCTCCCTCGCGGACACGCTCTCGACGAAGCTGACGGAAAGCGAGGACAAAATCCGTTCCATCAAGGAACAGATGTCAGACTTGGTACTCGGCAAGGTCAAGAGCGAGATGAGCGAACGCCAGTCCCTCGCCGAGAAGTATGTGAAGTTCCAGGACGGCGTGGCGGAGCTTGAAAAGAAGATCGCGCAGGAGACGCAGACCGCCCAGCGGAACATCATCAACGCATCCGACAAGGAACGGCGAGCGATCCTCCGCAACGAGTTCGAGGAGAAGCTCGGCCTGATGAAGGCGGAGCTGGCGGAAAAGCAGGCGACGCTCGCCGCGCATCAGCACTGGGAAACGCTGTTCGGGACGGAGATCAACGCCATCCGCGAGTTCAACCGCCTCGACGATTTGGAAAAGGCGCACTCTGTGTTCTCGCAGAACATGCTCCTCATCCAGCAGGAGTTCGACCTCAAGAACGAGAAGCTCCGCAACGAGCTTATCGCCGAGACGTTCGTGAAGGAGCAGATCATCGCCCTCAAGCAGGAGGCGGCGGATGCCACAATCGCCGTCCTCAACTCCGTAGAAAGCCAGACGAGCGCCTCGATTGCCCGGACCATCACCCGCTACCAGGCGCTCGAAGCGGCCGCACGTCGCGCTGGAGAGGCCCAGGCGGGGGCCATGGGCATGGGGAGCCTCATTGGGGTCGCCCGTCGCGCCGTGGGCGGTTTCGTGACCGCTGGGCGTACCTTCATGGTCGGGGAGAATGGCCCGGAGTTCTTCACGCCGTCCACGAGCGGGTCGATTACGCCGAACGGCTCAATCGGAGGCAGTACGAACGTCACGGTCAATGTCACGGGGAACAGCATCTCCTCGAAGCTCGACCTCCGCTCAATCGCGGACGAGATCGGCAACCAAATTATCGGGAAGCTCAAGATGACGCGCCGGATGGCATAG
- a CDS encoding prohibitin family protein produces the protein MVLSEGFHFINPFWSIQHYDIRTQKVEADADAASKDLQSVTTKVAVNFRVSEDKVRALYQETEGKYERTLIAPALQEAVKAATAQFTAEELITKRTEVKDAMRAALAAREAMRFFVVEDVSIVNFSFSTSFNEAIERKVTAEQDALAAKNKLEQIQYEADQKVVTAKAEAESLRIQSEALANNASLIELEAVRKWNGVLPAYMMGNTVPFVNVGR, from the coding sequence GTGGTCCTTTCGGAGGGCTTCCATTTTATAAACCCGTTCTGGTCCATCCAGCATTACGATATTCGCACGCAGAAGGTCGAGGCGGATGCGGACGCGGCCAGCAAGGATCTGCAGAGCGTGACCACGAAGGTCGCGGTAAACTTCCGCGTCAGCGAGGACAAGGTGCGCGCCCTCTATCAGGAAACGGAAGGGAAGTACGAAAGGACGCTCATCGCGCCCGCCTTGCAGGAAGCGGTGAAGGCGGCGACCGCCCAATTCACGGCGGAGGAGCTGATTACCAAGCGTACCGAGGTCAAGGACGCGATGCGCGCCGCCCTCGCCGCGCGGGAGGCGATGCGGTTCTTCGTGGTCGAGGACGTGAGTATCGTAAATTTCAGTTTCTCCACCAGCTTCAACGAGGCCATCGAACGGAAGGTGACGGCGGAGCAGGACGCACTCGCCGCAAAGAACAAGCTGGAGCAAATCCAGTACGAGGCCGATCAAAAGGTCGTGACAGCCAAAGCGGAGGCGGAAAGTCTGCGTATCCAATCGGAAGCGCTGGCCAACAACGCCAGCCTCATCGAGCTGGAGGCGGTTCGGAAATGGAACGGCGTCCTGCCCGCGTACATGATGGGAAACACGGTTCCGTTCGTAAACGTCGGGAGGTAA